In Hoeflea sp. 108, the genomic stretch CACTTTTGCAGCGGCTCACTAAGCTACATCTCTTGTCATCAAATTTTTGCGACCGGCTGCGACCTCGCTGTCGATCTTCGCTTCCACGCAGGTTGCGGCGACGCGACGCGTGGTGAATCCACGAGCGATTTCCGATGCTTGGACAAAGCGTCGCAAAGGACGTCGTGAGTGGTGCGACGATCCGAAAATCCTGGTCGCCGCATCCCGATTCATTGCTTGACAATCACCAAATGTGATCACACTATGAGATCAAGAATTGAGGTTGAGGGTAGGAGCCTCGGGTTCGGTTCTTGGGGAGAGAGGCAGGCCTTCGGGCCAATTGGGCGCTGGAGGGCGTCCGTTAGGGAGGAGTGATATGTTGTACGCCACAGGTGTCATTCGCGGTGCCGCGCTTGCCGCGACAGCCGCCTTCGCCACGCTCATGGCCAGCCAGAGCGCCATGGCCGAAGACGTGAACGTCCGTTTCAGCTGGAAGCTCAAGGGTGAGTACGGCTTCTTCTATCTGGGTGAGCAGAAGGGCATCTACAAGGATGCCGGCGTGACCTTGAAGCTCGGCGAAGGTGCCGGCTCGCAGGCCGCACTCGGCTCGCTCATCCAGGGCCAGGAAGATGCTGTCATCCTGCCCGGCATCTTTGCCATTTCGGCAATCCAGAAGGGCATGCCGGTCAAGATCATCGCGCTTTATCAGCCGGAGTCGCCGATTGCGCTGATCTCGCATCCCGACAAGGCGGTGAACACGCCCAAGGATCTCGAGGGCAAGACCATTGCCCATGCCGTCGGTGAGACCGGCACCTCCTATCTCGGCGCCTTCTGCGAGATCAACAAGATCGACTGCAGCAAGGTCTCCAAGGTCCAGATGGACTCGCAGTCGCGCGTGCCGCAGTTCCTGCAGAAGCAGGTCGACGTCGTCAGCGTCTACAAGACCAATGACCTGCCGGTGCTCGAGGACAAGACAGGCCAGAAATTCCCGACGCTCGACCTGACCGAATTCGGTCTGGCCGTGCCCGGCATGGCGGTTGTCGCCAGCGATGACGGCATCGCCAAGAAAGGTCCGGCGCTCAGGAGCTTCCTGGCAGCCAATGCCAAGGCGATCGAGTTGACCCGTGCCGATCCGGCTGCCGCCACTGCGGCGCTCAAGGCCGTCTGGCAGGCGGGTCCTTCCGATAAGGTCGTGCAGGAGCAGATCGAGGCAACCTCGGCATCGATCCATTCGCCTACCGGTACGCCCACCGGCTACATCGACGAGAAGGCGATCGCCGACGCGCTCAAGCTGATCGGCAGTGTCGAGGAAATCGG encodes the following:
- a CDS encoding ABC transporter substrate-binding protein, whose product is MLYATGVIRGAALAATAAFATLMASQSAMAEDVNVRFSWKLKGEYGFFYLGEQKGIYKDAGVTLKLGEGAGSQAALGSLIQGQEDAVILPGIFAISAIQKGMPVKIIALYQPESPIALISHPDKAVNTPKDLEGKTIAHAVGETGTSYLGAFCEINKIDCSKVSKVQMDSQSRVPQFLQKQVDVVSVYKTNDLPVLEDKTGQKFPTLDLTEFGLAVPGMAVVASDDGIAKKGPALRSFLAANAKAIELTRADPAAATAALKAVWQAGPSDKVVQEQIEATSASIHSPTGTPTGYIDEKAIADALKLIGSVEEIGDAKPISAFYTNELLTQ